The following proteins come from a genomic window of Candidatus Saccharibacteria bacterium oral taxon 488:
- a CDS encoding glycosyl hydrolase family protein, translating into MRQNQAQTTNQQPERRDPHGSTEQTNQLPHNNSSNNNSSNKRRKRSVPSQPQPSKPSGPANHDRNQAAIDGWQIDYFEGFDSSIKQTKWVQYGWGDPAVGHGCMGVMSQRNSFTRDGKLVIRTQYENGQWSTGGASSGDVFTASRSRWEVRAKFPKAKGVGYAFLLWPKDEGWPPEIDFAEGRVNGPRVEATYHWDPDNKQKQVSLDNHDMSGWHTYGVIVEKDHIIFTLDGKEWGRINHPNVTDKQMFLGVQAGAMNPNGINKHTETVDGGVPNPLTPAVSDIEIDYVAHYVRK; encoded by the coding sequence ATGCGCCAGAATCAAGCCCAGACCACAAATCAACAGCCCGAACGTCGCGACCCTCATGGCTCAACTGAGCAGACTAATCAACTGCCGCACAACAACTCATCAAACAATAACTCTAGCAATAAGAGGCGCAAGCGTAGCGTTCCAAGCCAGCCTCAGCCATCAAAGCCCAGCGGCCCGGCGAACCACGACCGAAACCAGGCGGCAATTGATGGCTGGCAGATTGATTATTTTGAAGGCTTTGACTCGTCGATCAAGCAAACTAAATGGGTGCAGTACGGCTGGGGCGATCCAGCGGTTGGCCACGGCTGTATGGGCGTGATGTCACAACGCAATTCGTTCACTCGAGACGGCAAACTGGTAATTCGTACTCAGTACGAGAACGGCCAGTGGAGTACTGGTGGCGCCAGCTCAGGTGATGTATTCACCGCCTCACGCAGTCGCTGGGAAGTTCGTGCCAAGTTCCCGAAAGCCAAAGGTGTCGGCTACGCATTCCTTCTCTGGCCAAAGGACGAAGGCTGGCCGCCAGAGATTGATTTCGCTGAGGGGCGCGTCAATGGTCCTCGTGTTGAGGCAACGTACCACTGGGATCCGGACAACAAGCAAAAGCAAGTATCCCTTGATAATCATGATATGAGCGGCTGGCACACATACGGCGTTATTGTCGAGAAGGATCATATCATTTTTACGCTAGACGGCAAAGAATGGGGTCGTATCAATCATCCGAATGTCACTGATAAGCAGATGTTCCTCGGTGTGCAGGCTGGAGCAATGAACCCAAATGGTATTAATAAGCATACCGAGACCGTTGACGGCGGCGTACCTAATCCACTCACGCCAGCCGTATCCGATATTGAAATTGACTATGTAGCGCATTACGTGCGGAAATAG
- a CDS encoding alpha/beta hydrolase, which produces MGMVLLIQSIHIAWLKCYNYPVKHKTKIIKVLLWIFGGLATILLILALINIVLSGVEYNGIKDSYGQYVQIDGGRVHVDIQGNAKKVVVLLPGLGVPAPALEFKQLVDNLKKDFTVVVYEGFGYGLSDDTTKPRSTDNIVSEIHQTISKLGYKKYSIIAHSVSGLYALKYSLTHTNEVEAVVGIDTSVPEQLKSMPSDLQKQQAASSITTGLLRFAGGAGLIRAYLAINPNAISEMTGRTYTDEERLLANKLMNRNFTSSAVLDETVRSDSDSGGLSATSKFPSDIPVRFYLSNQSQELFPKWKEIHIAQLPRPNESFVTVLGGSHFLYNTHANTIANGFRSLLNER; this is translated from the coding sequence ATGGGTATGGTGTTATTAATACAATCTATTCACATAGCCTGGTTGAAATGCTATAATTACCCCGTGAAGCATAAAACTAAGATAATTAAAGTTCTCCTATGGATATTCGGCGGTTTAGCTACTATCTTGCTAATCCTCGCTTTGATAAACATTGTTTTGAGCGGAGTTGAATACAATGGAATCAAAGACTCGTACGGTCAATATGTGCAGATTGATGGCGGGAGAGTGCACGTTGACATTCAGGGTAATGCTAAAAAAGTTGTCGTGCTGCTGCCTGGTCTTGGCGTCCCCGCTCCAGCACTTGAATTTAAGCAACTTGTTGATAATCTCAAAAAAGATTTTACTGTAGTCGTGTATGAGGGATTTGGCTATGGACTAAGTGACGATACGACAAAACCTCGCTCCACTGATAATATCGTATCCGAGATCCATCAGACTATCTCGAAGTTGGGGTATAAGAAATATTCTATAATAGCCCACTCAGTCTCTGGTTTATACGCATTGAAGTATTCCTTGACACATACTAATGAAGTTGAAGCGGTTGTCGGTATAGATACTTCGGTGCCTGAGCAGCTAAAGTCTATGCCATCAGATTTGCAGAAACAACAGGCAGCTTCGTCAATAACGACTGGCTTGTTGCGGTTTGCTGGCGGAGCGGGTTTAATTCGCGCCTATCTGGCCATAAACCCGAATGCTATTTCCGAGATGACGGGACGAACTTATACTGACGAGGAGCGATTATTAGCTAACAAACTTATGAACCGCAACTTTACGAGTAGCGCGGTACTTGATGAGACAGTGCGGTCTGATAGCGATAGTGGTGGCTTAAGTGCAACCTCCAAATTCCCCTCTGATATACCCGTTAGATTTTACTTGTCGAACCAGTCACAAGAGCTGTTTCCCAAATGGAAAGAAATACATATCGCACAATTACCACGCCCCAACGAATCGTTCGTTACGGTTTTAGGTGGCAGCCACTTCCTTTATAATACGCATGCCAATACGATAGCCAATGGATTTCGTTCGCTATTGAATGAGCGTTAA
- a CDS encoding DUF4342 domain-containing protein, which yields MSRQNYTEEFSVNGDQVVEKVKQLIKEGNVRRVIIKNEKGESIMEFPVTAGVVGALLLPTLAALGAAVALMAQCTIAVERRD from the coding sequence ATGAGTAGACAAAACTATACCGAAGAATTCAGCGTCAACGGCGATCAAGTTGTCGAGAAAGTCAAGCAACTTATCAAAGAAGGCAACGTCCGCCGCGTTATCATCAAGAACGAAAAAGGCGAAAGCATCATGGAATTCCCGGTCACTGCTGGCGTGGTAGGTGCATTATTACTACCGACACTTGCAGCACTTGGCGCAGCGGTGGCATTGATGGCACAGTGTACGATTGCGGTAGAGCGACGAGACTGA
- the rsmD gene encoding 16S rRNA (guanine(966)-N(2))-methyltransferase RsmD produces MRVKLIAGEFGGRFVQAPPGSTTHPMGERVRSAMFNSLGETVRGARVLDAFAGSGAIGLEALSRGAESVVFVERDRVAQRVIAENISTVGASENAIVIKTTISNWLESMSVTEKFDIIFADPPYHNPQFSTVLRLMGLLKPGGHMVLSHSGIGEVPIQNGIVVVDNRSYGGAHLTYFRKEISG; encoded by the coding sequence GTGCGCGTTAAGCTTATCGCTGGGGAATTTGGCGGACGATTCGTCCAGGCGCCGCCAGGCTCGACGACGCATCCCATGGGCGAGCGAGTCCGTTCGGCGATGTTCAATTCACTGGGCGAAACAGTCCGCGGTGCGCGGGTTTTGGACGCTTTTGCCGGCTCTGGCGCGATTGGCCTGGAGGCGCTCAGTCGCGGTGCTGAGTCAGTAGTTTTCGTGGAACGAGATCGAGTTGCGCAGCGTGTCATTGCCGAAAATATTAGCACCGTGGGCGCCAGCGAAAACGCTATTGTAATAAAAACAACGATATCAAATTGGCTGGAAAGCATGAGCGTAACAGAGAAGTTTGATATCATTTTTGCCGATCCCCCATATCACAACCCTCAGTTTTCCACAGTTTTGCGACTGATGGGGCTTCTCAAACCGGGTGGACATATGGTATTATCACACTCAGGAATAGGTGAGGTGCCAATTCAAAACGGAATTGTTGTGGTGGACAATCGTAGTTATGGGGGTGCGCACCTCACTTACTTCCGTAAGGAGATAAGTGGCTGA
- a CDS encoding alpha-amylase yields MKTWQDVASLYQIYPRSFRDTSGDGIGDLNGIAEKLDYLAWLRVDAIWISPFFVSPLTDFGYDIADYRKIDPTFGELDDFRALLEKAHILDIKVMIDLVPCHTSDQHPWFQEARSSRDNPKRDYYVWRDGRDGNEPNNWRSLSGGSSWEFDEQTNQFYLHSFLKTQPDLNWDNPAVRDEMKNVVRFWFDMGVDGMRVDAIWGISKDPEFGNDSPNPDFHGDPEAYGAFIHDHCKMGPHFQEYLHELASVCDEYDDKQMVFEFYPDEKLGDIYQQYHQVLTTHPKASAFFMEYRQDEWHAEHTGQKIENYLQAADSAKPFFCVGNHDQPRIASRLGTERARALHFLNLLTPGVSVMYYGDEIGMTNGELTAEDIQDNFSPANSTIDSRDLERTPMQWDDTRFAGFSSTKPWLPVHANMAKTNVLAQAMHPDSLLHLHRRLLHLRRSMPILQHGTLEVINAGNGFVLGIKRELGSERAYIYINFADAPQHFFIPEHTEIIASTHSYCSTIDNNQQLTIQKYCGVLLLPQNNG; encoded by the coding sequence ATGAAAACTTGGCAAGATGTTGCTTCTTTGTATCAGATTTATCCGCGTAGTTTTCGAGATACTAGTGGCGATGGCATTGGTGATTTGAATGGCATTGCCGAAAAGCTGGATTATTTGGCGTGGCTGAGGGTTGACGCGATTTGGATTTCGCCGTTTTTCGTCTCGCCGCTGACTGATTTTGGCTATGATATTGCTGACTATCGGAAAATTGATCCGACATTTGGCGAGCTGGATGATTTTCGGGCGCTGCTAGAAAAAGCCCATATCCTAGACATTAAAGTTATGATTGATCTCGTTCCCTGCCATACATCTGATCAGCATCCGTGGTTTCAGGAAGCACGGTCATCGCGGGACAATCCCAAGCGTGATTATTATGTCTGGCGCGACGGGCGGGATGGCAATGAGCCAAATAATTGGCGCAGTCTGTCGGGTGGCAGTTCATGGGAGTTTGATGAGCAGACCAATCAATTTTATCTCCATTCGTTCCTGAAAACACAGCCGGATTTGAATTGGGATAATCCTGCGGTTCGCGATGAGATGAAAAACGTGGTGCGATTTTGGTTTGATATGGGCGTAGATGGCATGCGAGTTGACGCGATTTGGGGTATTTCTAAAGATCCGGAGTTTGGCAATGATTCGCCAAATCCTGATTTTCACGGCGATCCTGAAGCCTACGGCGCATTCATTCACGACCACTGTAAAATGGGGCCGCATTTTCAAGAATATCTGCATGAACTGGCGTCGGTTTGTGATGAATATGATGATAAGCAGATGGTGTTTGAATTTTATCCGGACGAAAAGCTGGGCGATATTTACCAGCAGTACCACCAGGTGCTGACGACCCACCCGAAAGCGTCGGCATTTTTCATGGAGTACCGCCAGGACGAGTGGCACGCGGAGCATACTGGACAGAAGATTGAGAATTATCTGCAGGCGGCAGATTCAGCCAAGCCGTTTTTCTGCGTCGGCAATCACGATCAGCCGCGCATTGCCTCGCGACTCGGGACAGAGCGAGCACGGGCCTTGCATTTTCTCAACCTGCTCACGCCGGGCGTTAGCGTGATGTACTATGGTGACGAGATTGGCATGACGAATGGCGAGCTGACTGCTGAGGATATTCAGGATAATTTTAGTCCCGCCAATTCCACCATCGACAGCCGTGACCTGGAGCGCACGCCGATGCAATGGGATGATACGCGGTTTGCTGGATTCTCAAGCACGAAGCCGTGGCTACCCGTTCACGCCAATATGGCCAAAACCAACGTCCTAGCACAAGCCATGCACCCTGACTCACTCCTACATCTGCACCGACGGCTGCTTCACCTGCGGCGGAGTATGCCGATATTGCAGCACGGCACGCTTGAAGTGATCAACGCTGGTAATGGATTTGTCCTCGGTATCAAACGAGAGCTGGGCAGCGAGCGGGCTTATATTTATATTAACTTCGCTGATGCACCACAGCATTTTTTTATCCCAGAACATACCGAGATCATCGCCTCAACCCACTCCTACTGCTCTACCATCGATAATAATCAGCAGCTAACAATTCAGAAATATTGTGGGGTTTTATTATTACCGCAGAATAATGGGTAG